The Methanobacteriaceae archaeon genomic interval ATTAATAGCCATAGGCCGATTAAAACACCTAAAAGGGCCGGGTTATCTTTGAACAGATTTCCTATAATAACGTATAAAATACCTATGATTATGGCAACGACACCATTCCATCTGCTCCCATCAGCTTTGGAAATTACACCCATAATACCGGCAATAATCAGGAATAATCCTACAATCCATACTATGAAACCAGCTAACCAACCAAATAGTCCAGGATTAAATATGAAACCAATACCCAAAACCAGAGCAATTATTCCCAAAATAATTTGAAGAATTCCCAATCCGGCACTTTCACCCATTTCCATTATTCCACTCATTAATAGACCAATACCCAATATCAAGACTATGAATCCAGTGATTAAAGCATAAGGGATCAGTCCTAATAATGGAAAGGCCAATACAATAAGGCCTAAAATGATCAAAACCAACGCATTTCCTGTTTTTTCCATTTTTTCACTCCATTTAGTTATTAACAAACTCAATTATTGAAAACTCAATATATTAATATTATAATACTTTAATTAATAATTTTTGTGATTTGGTTTGAAACATCTGTTAAAAAGTGATAGAATCAGTATTTAGTCATCTAATGAAAATTAAATAATAATAATAATAATAATAATAATAATTATAATTATAATTTGAATTATTTCTAAATTTCTAAAACTTTCAAAACTTTTTTTATGCCTCTTTCTGTACTCATAACCCGCCCCAACATGGTACCTGCAGTTATACCAAGAACCATAGCAAATAATGAATTTCCCTGGACCCAATATCCCAGCAACTGTGTTTTAGTAAATATAAAAATCAAGTAACACACTAAAATTACTGCACCAATCCAATCAATCTTCCCAATGACATTGTTAGCTTCTTCATCCCAGCTAAGGTTATAGACGCGGCTTACAATGATCCCGATTAGAAGGCCAATAATTATCCCACTAATTGAAAATAAGATGCTAAATCTACCATTTAATACTTCAAATACTATCACTACTAACAGAATAAACATCACAAGTAAGTAGATTCTCAGTCGCTTTATAATACGACTATCAATATTTTGAGTTTTTGAATAAGATTCTTTTCTTTTTTTCATTTTTCTTATCCTAAGCATTAAAATGAATTATGGGTTAAAATTCCTACGGAAATATAGTTAATATCAATATAAAAAGAATTATTGTCGAAGAGGACATTTTTAAGATTATAAATCATTATAACAACCAATTTATTTTATTTAACTAAAAAATTGTTAATTTTTTATTTATTTGATTTTTCCAGTTCATCTATTTTTTTCTCTAATTGTTCCATTTTTTTGAGTACTTCATCTATTTTTTTATCATGACTATCCAAATTGCTCTCCAGCCTTTCTGCAGTTTTTCCAAGTTTAGTAGATGCCTTATTACTCGCTTTTCGGAATATTTCAATGAAAGAAAAAGCTAAAGTAGCTGTGACTAAACTTACATAGCCCATACCCGAAAATATCATTATTACACCTATAATTTGGCCAATAAGTGTAATTGGAACAATATCCCCATATCCCGTAGTGGTCATAGAAACCAAAGAATACCAGATAGCAGACTCATAGCTAGTAACTTCCGGATTAACTCCTCTTTCTACTAAAAAAAATAGCAAAGAACCTATTATGAGGACTAATAAAAGGATAAATGTGGCATAATCTAATTTAGTTTTTTGGGGATATTTAAGGACATTCCTTGTAGTAATTTTCAAAACTTTCAAAAGAGCATAAAGCCTTAGTATTCCGATTAACCCAATAATTATTTTATAATCCAGTAAATTGAAAATATTGAAACTTATGAAAAACAATGGAATAGAAGCAATAATATATACCCAGTTTTCACGGATAAATTCACTTTTATTCACATTACTTCCAATGACTCTGAAAAAGACAAAATCAAACAAAATAATAATACATATAATCAAATCCCATATACCAAAAGAATATATTGAATCAGGTTGTATTCCTACCGCGAATCCTATAGACAGCAAAACCAGGAATAATATTTCAATTATTATCAAAAAGGACAATAATGCTTCAAAAATTACTTTATAGTGTCGATCCATTTTTCACACATCACTAGGTAGTGAGATACAGATAAAATCTGATTCATATGATTAAGTTAATTTTTAAATTTAATTCCCAAATTCACAATTAATGTCCTCAAATTAATTTTAAAAAAAATAGGGCTTGTGAATATTTTATTTTTATTCTAATTCTGGTTCTGGTTCTGGCATCAAAATTTGGAATATTCCATTAATTATTAAGAAAATTCCGATTAAAAATGCTAGATATAATGGATTCAAAGCATACATACCAATTATCAAATATAGAACACCTAGAATGATACCTGAAAGGCCGCCCCATCTGCCAGCAGAGCCTTGGCCAGATATAAGAGCAATTATGCCTGCGATTATTAAGAAAAATCCACCTATGTAAATTACCATTCCGACCAATACACTAAATGCGAGTATTTTTCCAAATAGTCCTATACCTACGATTAGGCCAATAATTCCCAGTAATAAGGAAGCTATACTGATTCCTTTATTGGTACTCCATGCGGCCATACCCATAAAAATTAACCATATTCCAATAAATATAATTCCAAATCCAGTTAGGACACTAAGTGTAAATACACTGAACATGGGAAATGCCATGACTAATAAACCTAAAATAATTGCTAAAATTCCAGACAATACATTTTTCTCAGCCATAAAGTCGCCTCCATAATTTTTCATCCCAACAAGCCCTAATTTTATATTAAATTATATTTAATAAGGTAATATTAATAATTGTCTATTTAAACTTAGAAGATGTGTTGCATTTATCTCAAGCCAGCCATATAATAGATAATTAACTAATTAATCAATATATTTCTTCCAAATAGTCTTAATTTCATTTTTTGAGAGTTAAAAAATCATTAATATCTATTTTTGTCCTTAATTTCATTTATTGATGTTTAATCAACTTTAATTTTAAATTATTGTTTTTAATTCATTAGAAAAATATTATTTTAAAAAAATTGTGTAAAAAATAATCCATATTTTGAATAATTATTTTAACCATCTTAGACCAACTATTTATAAGAATTAATTAAAGAGGGTCAGAAATGAAGTATTTTAATTCAAAAAAGAAATTTATCTTAATATGTTTTTTAGCTTTGATTTTAATAGCCGTCGCAGGATTTACATATTATGTTTCTGACTATTATCATGCAGATAATGCAGCGATATCCGCACTTCAATCCACAGCAGCCTATTCTGTAGAGAATACTGCTGATTCCATTACATTCACTCCCACCGGGAACAAAAGCACTACCGGAATAATATTTTATCCTGGGGGCAAAGTTCAAGCCGAAGCTTATGCAACTTTAGCTTCTAAACTAGCTGAAAATAATTATACAACAATTATTGTAAAAATGCCATTTAATTTAGCATTTTTTGGAGCAAATAAGGCAGATTCAGTAATAGCAGGCCATCCAGAAATAAAAAAATGGATTATGGGAGGCCATTCCCTGGGAGGTGTTTTTGCATCAGATTATGCTGTGAATAATCAGGATAAAATCAGTGGTGTGATATATTTAGCTGCATATCCATCAGCAAATGCATCAAATGCCACTTTTAAAGCATTATCCATACGAGGTTCCCTAGATGGACTAACCAAAGAGCAAGATATTTCGGATAATAAAAATAAATTTCCAGCCAATACTACTTTCATTACCCTAACTGGAGGTAATCACTTTAATTTTGGCAATTATGAAATCCAAGCTGGAGATAATAACAGTACCATCACCCGGGAAGAGCAGCAGAATCAAACCGTGAATTACATAATTGAATTTATTAACAACCTTTAAATTAATTTTTTTCTATAAATTTTTCGGCACAGCTTAAATCATTTATATCCAGAAATATGCTCATAAAATAATACCAAATTAATTCTACTAAAAGAAATTTAAAAAGAATTAAAAAATATTTAAATTTTATTTTTAAAATTAGTTAAAAGATGGAAGAACCTATCAAAAAGGCCAAGAAAACTACAGCCATGCCTATTTTAATCTGTTTAGAAATCTTTTTAGTATTTTGTGTGGATTGATCCTTTAAAATCAACACAGAACCTCTTAAAAATATCACAATGCCCACTGATAGAACTATAAGATACAAAATATTGAATATTCCCAAAAAATAGAGCGCCGGACTGGCCAAGCTAGCTAATATCATGAAAAATGCAGCTATTATTGAAGAAACTTTTTTTCCGTAAACTATAGGCAAGGTAGAGGCCCCTTCCATTTTATCCCCTTCCATATCTTCCATGTCCTTAACTATTTCCCGGGCCATGGTCATTAAAAAGGCAAAAAAACCAAGATAAATTGAAATAAGTAGCTCATTAACCACTACTCCACCCAGTACAAAACTCATACCTGTTAAAAATGAAATACTTATATTTCCAATTAAACACTTTGTTTTAAGACTGTAAGCATAATAAACCATTAATAAAGCGCTGAAAAATACAATTATTCCTGGAAGAAGACCAATTATAAATCCAATTATTATAGCCACTACAAAAAGCAAAAGCGAATAAATTCCCGCAGTTTTTAAACTTATTCTGCCCGAAGGTATGGGACGCTCAGGCCGGTTAATGGCATCGATTTTATGATCAAAATAGTCATTAATTGCATTTCCCGCACCAGTAGATATAAAAACTACGATTCCTGCTAAGAATACATTAAAAGTAAACTGTCCACTGATTACTGCCATTAAAACTATGGTAATTACCGCCATCATGGCATTGAAGGGCCTTAATATTTCTAAATACGCATTCATTAAAACACCAGTTAATTAATAATAATTTAGAGAGAGATAATATGATTTTAATCAATAATATTCTATTCACAACTTTATTCATATAGTCTATTTAATATCAAATTTAATCTAGAATTTTCACAATTTCTAAGTTCTAGTTCATCATGGAACTTCAATAATTTCTCAATAATTTCTCAATAATTTCTTATCATTATCCATTAGCTTTTAAATATTGTGATATTATATCAAAATCAAATCCAAATTCACTTATATATTGAACGACTTTATAAATTCATGGTACAAAGTGATTTATTAGGATTGATATTTGTTTATGGTTATGTAGCTATTTTACTTTTAGTATCAGAAAAATTATTAAGTAAATACCCTACCTTCAGCCGAAAGTTCGTTCATATTATGGTAGGGAATGTTTTATTTATTTTACCAATTTTTGCCACCATGAAAGCTATGGCTTTCCTGGCAGCAGCACCATTTGTAGTTTTAACATTTTTAATGAGTCCGCATTCACCTATTAAACTTAATCATAAAGTATCCAGTTCCGGGCATGGATTAGGTCTGGTTTATTATGCCATTGCCTGGACAATTCTGGCATTATTCTTCTTTGACCAGCCATGGATCATTGCCGTGGGTATTGCTGCCATGTCCTATGGGGACGGTTTAGCATCATTGATTGGAGCTAGATTTGGTAAACATAAATACAACCTTCTAGGGGACACCAAAAGTATTGAAGGATCTCTGGCCATGTTCCTTGTCTTAATTTTTGCCCTTTTAGGAGTTTTAATTTATTATGGGCAGCCAATTAATGGCTTGACAATTATTATGGTTTCTTTAGTGGCCACTTTACTGGAAGGAATTACACCAAAAGGGTTGGACAATTTAACTGCGTGCTTTGGGGCTGTGGCAACTTTTATACTAATGGGAATGCTATAAAATTTTATATAACCATTTGAAAAGCGATTTAACGAATAAAAAATAAATAATGTTGATATTTATTAATATAACATATGGTGTATAAATGCGGTTCATAGTCATAGATGGTTTAGATGGTGCTGGAAAAGATACTCACTCTCGCCTAATTGTTGAAAAATATGTTTCTAAAGGTGAGAATGTAGTTTTCCGTTCCCATCCAGAAAGTGACAATAAGTACGGCCTTAAAGCTAAAAAAGCGCTTTTAGGTCAGGGTAAAAAGAATAAAATCAAAGCTGCATTTTATTATGCTGCAGATGTTATTAGATCACTTAGATTATACTATGGAAAATCTGACACACTAATATTCTCAAGGTACTTAATGGGAGTCACATATTTACCCTTAAAATTAGCCAAAGTATTTTATTTTGTCTTAGAAGCAATATTACCAACATCGCATTACATGTTTTTCCTAGATGTAACCCCTGAAGAGTCCCTGAGACGTGTATCTACTAGGGAAGAAACAGAAATGTTTGAAAACCTTGAGGATCTTAAGAAAGTGCGTTTTAAGGCTCTTAAATTTACTAAAGGATGGTATGTAGTCAATAGTTGTGGAACTATTGAAAATGTTCAAAAACAAATAGATATCATACTGGACGATCTGGACCAAATTAATAAGTAATTATAAATTAGATATTAATTGTGATTTAAACTGATATAATACCGTATTATTTATAAATTAACTAATAAATCAAAACAAAATTTTATTGCTAATTAAAATCAAAATAAATAAACATGACATTTCCAAAACATTCTAAATTGGGAATAATGGGAATTTTAATTATAGTTCTTTTTTTGTCGATTTCAATGGCCTTTGCTCACCAGCCCCGTCTGGACAGTGCCAACAGCACCATTGCCAATCCAATTGTGGTTAAAAATCCCGAAATATCACAGGCTTTTTACGGACAGTTAAATGGAAATCCAGTTTATTATAAAATCCAGAGCAATAAACAATTCCAATTGTATACTAATATCCTGGTTCCAGATATTCCTGGAGCAAGTAGCCATTTAATGTCAGTGCAAATAACTGATTCTTCTGGTAAAACCATAGGTCTGCTTGATGCTAAAAATAGTACTTGGACCCCATATTTTGAAGAATTTGGTGGAGATTATTATATTAAAGGCCCTGAATTCAACCAGACCGTGCCCGCAGGAACCTATTTTATTAAAGTTTTTAATGGTAATAACCAGGGAAGATATTCATTGGCCATAGGAGATATAGAGTCTTTTCCACCGGCTGAAACTATGAGTACTATCTTTTTATTACCTTTGATTAAAGCAGATATATTCAAAGTGCCTGTAGCTGAGTTATTCCTACAATTTTTAGGATTAATTCTGGCCATGGGAACATTCATAGTACTTTATGTTCTCATTATAAGATCTCGCAAATCAATTACCACCTTAGAAGTAGCAAAAACAGTTTATAGTGCAATAAATCCAATAATGTTAATTGGAGTAGCTATTACTGCAGTAATGTGGATTCTAACATACTATAAAAACACATTTAATATATTGGGAATAATCGAAACAATTCTGCTGATAATGATATTATTAATGCATTGGGGTCTTAATTCAAAACTAAATAAATTGTCCTCAGATAAAATACCTAGCAAATTGAGCACTTTACTCCTAGTATTCTGGATTGTGTTTTTATTTTTGAGAATAGTGCTAATTCAAAGTTAATCCCGTGCTAAAATAGATATAAAATTATATTTTTTTTATTTTTTTATATCAGTAATAAACTATTTATATAAATTATTTCAATTATTTATTAATTTTGTAAATAGCTAGTCTATTATAATTATTATTGATTAAATTTAAATAAAATTAGTGGAGGGAGCAATATAAGTCCTATAGAATATTTTTTATCCATATTGGGCGTTTTTTTATTAGGAATTGTTGAGCTATGGGCCTCCGTTCCTGCAGGCTTTGTTTTAAGCCTTAATCCAATTATAATTGGCATTGCTAGTTCATTAGGGGCCATCACTGCAGCAGTTATAGTCATTGTGATTGGAGAAAATATTAGAAACCGGATTTTAAAAAGTGTGGATAAACCAGAAAGTAGTAGGGAAAGATTATTAAGAAAAATATGGAATAAATACGGAATAATAGGCCTGGGCCTCCTTTCACCATTATTATTTGGGGCCCCCCTTGGTGTGGCCATTGGAGTTGCTTTGGGAGCACCCCGAAAGCGTCTTCTTTTGTGGATGAGTGTGGGAATAATAATGTGGACAATTATCCTTGTAATTTTAGTTTTACAGGGAATTAATATAGCTTCAACATTTTAATAATCAAATAATGCTGTAAAAATAAAATTAATCTTCATTTATATTTATTTATTATTTTATTGATTTTTATGGTCAATATTATTCAGCTAATAAAGATAGAATAATAAAAGTTAACATTTAACCTCAAAAAATATTTCAGACAATATTTTTAAGGATATTAGTTTAAGCAAAAGATTTAATAGTAAAATGGCTAAATTAAAAAGAAACTGTATGTAAAAAGTTATAAGGAATATTAAAATTAGTCTAATAAAATTAATTATAAAAAATAATTAATGTTCATTTAATAAATTTCATAAATTTAAAAGATTATAATATTCCCTAAAACTAAATAAGAACAGATTTATTATATATTAAGATTATATATTCCCTAAACTCAATATAGTATATTGATAAGAGTGACCAGAAGAATATTATTTTGTGCTTACTAATCACATTTT includes:
- a CDS encoding UbiA family prenyltransferase; this translates as MNAYLEILRPFNAMMAVITIVLMAVISGQFTFNVFLAGIVVFISTGAGNAINDYFDHKIDAINRPERPIPSGRISLKTAGIYSLLLFVVAIIIGFIIGLLPGIIVFFSALLMVYYAYSLKTKCLIGNISISFLTGMSFVLGGVVVNELLISIYLGFFAFLMTMAREIVKDMEDMEGDKMEGASTLPIVYGKKVSSIIAAFFMILASLASPALYFLGIFNILYLIVLSVGIVIFLRGSVLILKDQSTQNTKKISKQIKIGMAVVFLAFLIGSSIF
- a CDS encoding thymidylate kinase; the protein is MRFIVIDGLDGAGKDTHSRLIVEKYVSKGENVVFRSHPESDNKYGLKAKKALLGQGKKNKIKAAFYYAADVIRSLRLYYGKSDTLIFSRYLMGVTYLPLKLAKVFYFVLEAILPTSHYMFFLDVTPEESLRRVSTREETEMFENLEDLKKVRFKALKFTKGWYVVNSCGTIENVQKQIDIILDDLDQINK
- a CDS encoding DUF308 domain-containing protein, which codes for MAEKNVLSGILAIILGLLVMAFPMFSVFTLSVLTGFGIIFIGIWLIFMGMAAWSTNKGISIASLLLGIIGLIVGIGLFGKILAFSVLVGMVIYIGGFFLIIAGIIALISGQGSAGRWGGLSGIILGVLYLIIGMYALNPLYLAFLIGIFLIINGIFQILMPEPEPELE
- a CDS encoding small multi-drug export protein, whose product is MGVFLLGIVELWASVPAGFVLSLNPIIIGIASSLGAITAAVIVIVIGENIRNRILKSVDKPESSRERLLRKIWNKYGIIGLGLLSPLLFGAPLGVAIGVALGAPRKRLLLWMSVGIIMWTIILVILVLQGINIASTF
- a CDS encoding ion channel; protein product: MDRHYKVIFEALLSFLIIIEILFLVLLSIGFAVGIQPDSIYSFGIWDLIICIIILFDFVFFRVIGSNVNKSEFIRENWVYIIASIPLFFISFNIFNLLDYKIIIGLIGILRLYALLKVLKITTRNVLKYPQKTKLDYATFILLLVLIIGSLLFFLVERGVNPEVTSYESAIWYSLVSMTTTGYGDIVPITLIGQIIGVIMIFSGMGYVSLVTATLAFSFIEIFRKASNKASTKLGKTAERLESNLDSHDKKIDEVLKKMEQLEKKIDELEKSNK
- a CDS encoding SEC59/DGK1/VTE5 family protein encodes the protein MVQSDLLGLIFVYGYVAILLLVSEKLLSKYPTFSRKFVHIMVGNVLFILPIFATMKAMAFLAAAPFVVLTFLMSPHSPIKLNHKVSSSGHGLGLVYYAIAWTILALFFFDQPWIIAVGIAAMSYGDGLASLIGARFGKHKYNLLGDTKSIEGSLAMFLVLIFALLGVLIYYGQPINGLTIIMVSLVATLLEGITPKGLDNLTACFGAVATFILMGML
- a CDS encoding DUF308 domain-containing protein; amino-acid sequence: MEKTGNALVLIILGLIVLAFPLLGLIPYALITGFIVLILGIGLLMSGIMEMGESAGLGILQIILGIIALVLGIGFIFNPGLFGWLAGFIVWIVGLFLIIAGIMGVISKADGSRWNGVVAIIIGILYVIIGNLFKDNPALLGVLIGLWLLITGIIMLVMKE
- a CDS encoding alpha/beta hydrolase — translated: MKYFNSKKKFILICFLALILIAVAGFTYYVSDYYHADNAAISALQSTAAYSVENTADSITFTPTGNKSTTGIIFYPGGKVQAEAYATLASKLAENNYTTIIVKMPFNLAFFGANKADSVIAGHPEIKKWIMGGHSLGGVFASDYAVNNQDKISGVIYLAAYPSANASNATFKALSIRGSLDGLTKEQDISDNKNKFPANTTFITLTGGNHFNFGNYEIQAGDNNSTITREEQQNQTVNYIIEFINNL